A window from Abyssisolibacter fermentans encodes these proteins:
- a CDS encoding putative ABC transporter permease: MYNYLDMVLYFSIYAFLGWCLETTYASKRAKKFINRGFLTGFFCPIYGFGAVIIILSSQWVSNVCDNQFVSLIVSIVLSVILVTVLEYITGYILDKTFNYKWWDYSKETANLHGYICVKYSVLWGLLALLLVNTVHTVVSEIILPIQILTKSYIVNFLMFYFLIDIIKSVIDALDLREVIQNYSNFSLIKYHEKIIEHKRFFLAFPHLRILNEDIKHGNVMSILNDRMVRIKIKLKSRFL; encoded by the coding sequence ATGTATAATTATTTAGATATGGTATTGTATTTTTCAATTTATGCCTTTTTAGGATGGTGCTTAGAAACAACTTATGCTAGTAAGAGAGCAAAAAAATTTATTAATAGAGGTTTTTTAACAGGTTTTTTTTGCCCAATATATGGCTTTGGTGCTGTAATAATCATTCTATCGTCACAATGGGTTAGTAATGTTTGCGATAATCAATTTGTATCATTAATTGTTAGTATAGTTCTTTCGGTTATATTGGTTACAGTACTTGAATACATAACAGGATATATTTTGGACAAAACTTTTAATTATAAGTGGTGGGACTATAGTAAAGAAACTGCAAACCTTCATGGATATATTTGTGTTAAATATTCTGTTCTTTGGGGCTTATTAGCATTATTACTTGTTAATACTGTACATACTGTTGTTTCAGAAATAATCTTACCTATACAGATTCTAACTAAAAGCTATATTGTAAATTTTCTAATGTTTTATTTTCTAATTGATATTATTAAATCAGTAATAGATGCTTTGGATTTAAGAGAAGTTATTCAAAACTATTCGAATTTTTCATTGATAAAATATCATGAGAAAATTATTGAACATAAAAGATTTTTTCTAGCATTTCCTCATTTAAGAATTTTAAATGAAGATATAAAACATGGGAATGTAATGAGTATTTTAAATGATAGAATGGTTAGAATAAAAATTAAACTAAAAAGTAGGTTTTTATAG
- a CDS encoding TetR/AcrR family transcriptional regulator codes for MKNEFDHMSQSQKILNAAFKCISSKGYANVSLRDIANEAGVVLSQLNYYYKNKEGLFTEVVKKLAEQYLNEIEDILKKGIAEKKKLSCLIEYFQEMLRKKPELLKLLFDLISMSFWSASLKKILSNFFNDVTQLIEKYMDNFSNKEEFKNYSPATLSRMISGALFGTSVQVILAHGEDDMIDSLSAIQALFQ; via the coding sequence ATGAAAAATGAATTTGACCATATGAGTCAATCTCAAAAAATACTTAATGCAGCTTTCAAATGTATATCTTCGAAAGGCTATGCGAATGTATCGTTACGAGACATTGCAAATGAAGCAGGTGTAGTATTAAGCCAATTAAACTATTACTATAAAAATAAAGAGGGATTATTTACAGAAGTGGTGAAAAAGTTAGCTGAGCAATATCTCAATGAAATTGAAGATATATTAAAAAAAGGTATTGCAGAGAAGAAAAAGCTATCTTGTCTAATAGAATATTTTCAAGAGATGTTAAGAAAAAAACCCGAGTTGTTAAAACTTTTATTCGATCTAATAAGTATGTCTTTTTGGTCAGCATCACTTAAAAAAATTCTTAGCAACTTTTTTAATGATGTAACACAATTAATTGAAAAATATATGGATAACTTTTCAAATAAAGAAGAATTTAAAAATTATTCTCCAGCTACATTGTCCAGAATGATATCAGGAGCACTGTTTGGAACTTCTGTTCAAGTAATTTTAGCACATGGAGAAGACGATATGATAGATTCTTTATCAGCTATACAAGCATTATTTCAATAA
- a CDS encoding S-layer homology domain-containing protein, with amino-acid sequence MREKRIYILVIVFLLLFSTIAFAQDYIAQPIGRIDTDGNSLVWASYVSGEWCVFHADLSTGKQSQITFGDFSASYPSIWGNKIVWQEYRDEKFDIYLYDMDSKTSKKISTLEGNNIESLIRGDYILWANQNDGYKNIVIYDMNTQKEEIVTTEILACGIDFDGEYAVWMDGRNGNMDIYAYDIQNSAEIRVTSDMEDESDPKISEGEIVYTTRYGGTTHLHKYDIEAQEDSKLTAGDEEHNLLAFSAGQIIMTEGDDVILKDTDTTVETDIKTIDNKKPNKTFLNGTDIVWLSDTGIKTDNTNDAIDRADETPKEENPKEENPKEEVPKEEARHSEKRSKEESNESTFSVVPGDDNLFEIEKDKIKILIKADEILSEGEIRFDEIDMNIQDSDYSLKSKIYELNMEESNTQTKTATLLISYGSYKNGNKLRVYSIEDKPKALKLKRNKENQTISVEIQNGMKIALMAHEKEYSDIQKHWAKETIESVAAQQMISGYKDETIRPDNTITRAEFMKILVNYFAKGEEAIGEGFTDISEHWAEKDLIIAKNKGWIKGYDGKAAPDNKITREEMITILMRISAENIEKKEVAMEDFADYSQVSKWSKESITKAIKEGIIQGDNKNIKPKSNATRAEAITIIYRFLDNRGNI; translated from the coding sequence ATGAGAGAAAAAAGGATTTATATTCTAGTTATTGTTTTTTTATTACTTTTTAGTACAATAGCATTTGCACAAGATTATATAGCCCAGCCTATAGGTAGAATTGATACAGATGGAAACAGTTTGGTATGGGCAAGCTATGTAAGTGGCGAGTGGTGTGTTTTTCATGCGGATTTATCTACAGGAAAGCAAAGTCAAATTACTTTTGGAGATTTCTCAGCTTCATATCCATCTATATGGGGAAATAAGATAGTCTGGCAGGAGTATAGAGATGAAAAATTTGATATTTACCTTTATGACATGGATAGCAAAACAAGTAAAAAAATATCGACTCTTGAGGGGAACAATATAGAATCTCTTATAAGAGGAGATTATATCCTATGGGCAAACCAAAATGATGGATATAAAAATATAGTTATATACGATATGAATACTCAAAAAGAAGAAATAGTTACTACAGAAATTTTGGCATGTGGTATAGATTTTGACGGAGAATATGCAGTATGGATGGATGGAAGAAATGGAAACATGGATATCTATGCATATGACATACAAAATAGTGCTGAAATCAGAGTAACATCAGATATGGAAGATGAAAGCGATCCCAAAATATCGGAAGGAGAAATAGTATACACTACAAGATACGGTGGAACAACTCATCTTCATAAATATGATATAGAGGCGCAAGAAGACAGCAAGCTTACAGCAGGGGATGAGGAGCATAATCTTTTAGCATTTTCAGCTGGACAAATAATTATGACTGAAGGAGACGATGTAATACTTAAAGATACAGACACAACAGTAGAAACAGATATAAAAACTATCGATAATAAAAAGCCTAATAAGACATTCCTAAATGGTACAGATATAGTATGGTTGAGTGATACAGGCATAAAGACTGATAATACTAATGATGCAATAGACCGAGCTGATGAGACTCCAAAGGAAGAAAATCCAAAGGAAGAGAATCCAAAAGAAGAAGTTCCAAAGGAAGAAGCTCGTCACTCAGAAAAAAGGAGTAAAGAGGAATCAAATGAATCAACTTTCTCGGTAGTGCCTGGAGATGATAACCTGTTTGAAATAGAAAAAGATAAAATAAAAATATTGATAAAAGCAGATGAAATATTATCTGAAGGAGAAATAAGGTTTGACGAAATAGATATGAATATACAAGACAGTGATTATTCCTTGAAAAGCAAGATATATGAGCTAAACATGGAAGAAAGCAATACACAAACAAAAACAGCAACTCTGTTAATATCCTATGGAAGCTATAAAAACGGAAACAAATTAAGGGTATACAGCATAGAAGACAAACCAAAAGCATTAAAACTTAAAAGAAATAAAGAAAATCAAACTATTTCAGTTGAAATACAAAATGGAATGAAAATAGCTTTAATGGCACATGAAAAAGAATATTCAGATATACAAAAACATTGGGCAAAGGAAACTATAGAATCAGTTGCAGCACAACAGATGATAAGTGGATACAAAGATGAAACAATAAGACCTGACAACACAATCACCAGAGCAGAATTTATGAAAATACTAGTTAATTACTTTGCGAAGGGAGAAGAAGCTATAGGAGAAGGTTTTACAGATATTTCGGAACACTGGGCAGAAAAAGATTTAATAATAGCAAAAAATAAAGGGTGGATAAAAGGCTACGATGGAAAAGCAGCTCCAGACAATAAGATAACTAGAGAAGAAATGATTACGATTCTTATGAGAATATCTGCAGAAAATATTGAGAAAAAAGAAGTTGCTATGGAGGATTTTGCGGATTATTCACAAGTAAGTAAGTGGAGTAAAGAATCGATAACAAAAGCAATAAAAGAAGGCATAATACAAGGGGATAACAAAAACATCAAACCAAAATCAAATGCAACAAGAGCAGAGGCTATTACAATAATCTATAGATTTTTAGACAATAGGGGTAACATTTAG